The following proteins are encoded in a genomic region of Leifsonia psychrotolerans:
- a CDS encoding DUF58 domain-containing protein, translating to MSFETESRISRTSTSTSTSTKTHTRYSTTRSGTLIGAVVWWVRAGRAVRVRSKATVQWVRETVTPAGWVVVAAVALLPVGLVFGWAELIVAGFVAAALLLIALPFLMGGRSYSVDFTLPVDRVVAGGEVTGTLRVTNISKRLELPGRIDVPIGQGLTDVHVPLMRAGAVHDDFVTVPAFQRGVIDVGPITTVRTDPLGVLKREVAWADVHRLFVHPVTVSIPSTSAGFVRDLEGNPTSDIVDSDISFHAIREYAPGDGQRNVHWKSTAKTGKLMVRQFEESRRSRLAIALSLRADEYASDEEFEMAVSAAGSLGIRAIRDGRDVVAFASDEIPEFARGSIRSIRTFTVLSTRTFLDDLSAIASSGNAMPLEDVCALASQVIPDISIAFVICGSTMTSARLHALTLKFPAAVSIVAVLCDPASAPKFRDLSGTGVLTIGVLDDFRSLLARRAG from the coding sequence GTGAGCTTCGAGACCGAATCCCGGATCTCGCGCACCTCGACATCCACCAGCACCTCCACGAAGACGCATACCCGTTATTCGACCACCCGTTCCGGCACCCTGATTGGTGCTGTCGTGTGGTGGGTGCGTGCCGGGCGTGCCGTGCGAGTGCGCTCCAAGGCCACCGTGCAGTGGGTGCGCGAGACCGTCACGCCCGCGGGATGGGTGGTCGTTGCCGCCGTCGCATTATTGCCGGTCGGCCTCGTCTTCGGCTGGGCTGAGTTGATCGTGGCGGGTTTCGTCGCGGCCGCACTCCTGCTGATTGCGCTTCCGTTCCTGATGGGCGGGCGCTCGTACAGCGTTGACTTCACACTGCCGGTCGACCGTGTGGTGGCCGGAGGCGAGGTGACCGGAACGCTGCGGGTGACAAACATCTCCAAGCGTCTCGAACTGCCGGGGCGCATCGACGTGCCGATTGGCCAAGGGCTGACCGATGTTCATGTGCCTCTTATGCGTGCCGGAGCCGTGCACGACGATTTCGTGACCGTGCCCGCCTTCCAGCGCGGAGTGATCGATGTCGGTCCGATTACCACCGTGCGTACCGACCCACTCGGCGTGTTGAAGCGCGAAGTTGCCTGGGCTGATGTGCACCGCCTGTTCGTGCACCCCGTGACGGTGTCCATTCCGAGTACCAGCGCCGGTTTCGTGCGTGACCTTGAAGGAAACCCGACGAGCGACATCGTCGACTCCGACATTTCGTTCCACGCGATTCGCGAATACGCGCCGGGCGATGGGCAGCGCAATGTGCACTGGAAGTCGACCGCGAAGACGGGCAAGCTCATGGTGCGTCAATTCGAAGAAAGCCGCCGCTCCCGGCTCGCCATTGCCCTGAGCCTGCGTGCCGACGAATACGCGTCAGATGAAGAATTTGAGATGGCCGTGAGCGCGGCCGGATCGCTGGGGATTCGCGCGATCCGAGACGGACGCGACGTGGTCGCTTTCGCGAGCGATGAGATTCCCGAGTTTGCACGCGGTTCGATTCGTTCGATTCGCACGTTCACCGTCCTTTCGACCCGCACCTTTCTCGACGATCTCAGTGCGATTGCGTCGAGCGGCAACGCCATGCCATTGGAAGACGTCTGTGCGTTGGCCTCTCAGGTCATCCCCGATATCTCGATTGCATTTGTCATCTGCGGTTCAACGATGACCTCGGCGCGGCTCCACGCGTTAACCCTCAAATTCCCGGCCGCGGTCTCGATCGTCGCTGTGCTCTGTGACCCTGCGTCGGCACCGAAATTCCGCGATCTGTCGGGCACGGGTGTGCTCACCATCGGCGTTCTCGACGACTTTCGTTCCTTGCTCGCTCGGAGGGCCGGATGA
- a CDS encoding AAA family ATPase: MTIAPEQSAWFATTFATMVDNVERVVLGKRHVVELAFTAMVSEGHLLLEDYPGTGKTSLARAMSQSVQGVSSRIQFTPDLLPGDVTGITVYDQKKGEFEFHSGPIFANVVLADEINRASPKTQSALLEAMEEGKVTVDGVTRSTGSPFLVIATQNPIEQAGTYRLPEAQLDRFMMKTSLGYPDLASTIRILEGTSETQHDLAPVITPQALVGMSDLARSVFVNPLLFDYIARIIEATRTARQVRMGVSVRGARALTKASKTWAAAQGRTYVTPDDVKGLAEQVLAHRIVLDPEAEFDGVTASAVIGQILLDIVPPSRSDLM; the protein is encoded by the coding sequence ATGACAATCGCACCAGAGCAGTCCGCATGGTTTGCCACAACTTTCGCCACGATGGTCGACAACGTCGAGCGCGTCGTACTGGGAAAGCGTCACGTGGTCGAGCTGGCGTTCACGGCCATGGTCAGCGAGGGGCACCTGCTGCTCGAGGACTACCCAGGTACGGGTAAGACCTCGCTCGCGCGCGCCATGTCGCAGAGCGTGCAGGGCGTGAGCTCGCGCATCCAGTTCACCCCAGATCTCCTGCCGGGCGACGTGACCGGTATCACGGTGTATGACCAGAAGAAGGGCGAGTTCGAGTTTCACAGCGGACCCATCTTCGCCAACGTCGTGCTCGCTGACGAGATCAACCGCGCCAGCCCCAAGACACAGTCGGCTTTGCTCGAAGCCATGGAAGAGGGCAAGGTCACCGTCGATGGTGTGACGCGCTCCACCGGTTCGCCGTTCCTCGTTATCGCGACCCAGAACCCGATCGAGCAGGCCGGAACCTATCGTCTGCCCGAAGCGCAGCTCGATCGCTTCATGATGAAGACCTCACTCGGCTATCCCGACTTGGCCAGCACGATCCGCATTCTCGAAGGCACCAGTGAGACTCAGCACGACCTGGCACCCGTGATCACGCCTCAGGCGCTGGTGGGAATGAGCGACCTGGCCCGGTCGGTATTCGTCAACCCGCTGCTTTTCGACTACATTGCCCGAATCATCGAAGCCACTCGCACCGCCCGGCAGGTGCGCATGGGCGTCAGCGTGCGTGGAGCACGTGCGCTCACGAAGGCCTCAAAGACCTGGGCTGCAGCGCAGGGGCGTACCTATGTCACGCCGGATGATGTGAAGGGACTTGCCGAGCAGGTGCTCGCGCACCGCATCGTGCTCGACCCCGAGGCGGAGTTCGACGGCGTCACGGCCAGCGCCGTCATTGGGCAGATCCTGCTCGACATCGTTCCGCCGAGCCGAAGCGATCTGATGTGA
- a CDS encoding protein kinase domain-containing protein: MASRLPSAPPVLAGYTFIRPLGTGGFADVFLFEQNMPKRSVAVKVLLQDIVDNDVLRMFNAEADVMARLSSHPSILTVYDASISADGRPYLVMEFCPSSHSDVFRREVVSVVDVLNVAVKIACALETAHRSGVLHRDIKPSNILNTSFGAPVLADFGIATSLRSTQQEELFAMSVPWSAPEVVQETTTGTVQTEVWALGATIYSLLAGRSPFETTDGVRSSRQQLRQRIVRAKYTPIGRADVPPALEQVLARAMSRDPAARQSSLLEFAENVRRVQYDMGISPTALEVAVDEWAAAGAPIDFGNSAVRGPVISEVAVASPRSVRRPGASAVRASTHEGTFHVDAERGRTGFGLRLALVVAGGLVVGVGATVGVLALVGVL, translated from the coding sequence CGACGTCTTTCTGTTTGAGCAGAACATGCCCAAGCGATCGGTTGCGGTGAAGGTGTTACTGCAAGACATCGTCGACAATGACGTTCTGCGCATGTTCAATGCCGAAGCGGATGTCATGGCTCGGCTCAGTTCGCACCCCTCGATTTTGACGGTGTACGACGCCAGCATTTCGGCGGATGGTCGACCATATCTGGTCATGGAATTCTGCCCGAGCTCGCACTCCGACGTCTTCCGTCGGGAGGTGGTCTCCGTCGTAGACGTGCTTAACGTCGCGGTCAAGATCGCCTGCGCACTCGAGACCGCACACCGGTCGGGCGTTCTGCACCGCGATATCAAGCCGTCGAATATTCTCAATACGTCATTCGGCGCTCCCGTCCTGGCCGACTTCGGTATCGCCACGTCACTGCGCTCGACGCAGCAGGAAGAGCTCTTTGCGATGAGCGTGCCGTGGAGCGCACCCGAGGTTGTGCAGGAAACGACGACAGGCACCGTGCAAACCGAGGTGTGGGCGCTGGGAGCCACGATCTATTCGTTGCTCGCCGGCCGGTCACCGTTCGAAACGACGGACGGTGTGCGTAGCTCGCGCCAGCAGCTTCGACAGCGGATCGTGCGGGCGAAGTACACCCCGATCGGACGGGCCGACGTGCCTCCGGCGCTGGAACAGGTTCTGGCCCGAGCGATGAGCCGTGACCCGGCCGCACGCCAGTCGAGCCTGCTTGAATTTGCGGAGAATGTGCGACGGGTGCAATACGACATGGGTATTTCGCCGACCGCGCTGGAGGTCGCCGTCGACGAATGGGCCGCCGCGGGCGCTCCGATCGATTTCGGCAACTCAGCCGTGCGGGGGCCCGTCATCTCCGAGGTTGCTGTTGCGTCACCGCGGTCGGTACGACGCCCGGGAGCGTCGGCCGTGAGAGCGTCAACACACGAGGGCACCTTCCATGTTGACGCCGAACGAGGCCGGACTGGTTTCGGCCTGCGGCTGGCCCTTGTGGTGGCCGGCGGTCTCGTCGTCGGTGTCGGGGCGACGGTGGGCGTGCTCGCGCTGGTGGGGGTTCTCTAG
- a CDS encoding Ig-like domain-containing protein has product MAQSARKPWARAPQGQPASARRSTWLKVAAVTAAVALFAGAAVVASGFDVKQTPLNSSSIWALQSGSGNRYARVNTELRELDTIKTVRSPSTLVQTDTATLLLAQNNEKVVDVDPARPIDLADDAAGFGNTPAGTIGVVTSATHIGYLTSTGSVFVAPLVEGAAATPVQVDPFADDDVEKGSEPRRYASDVIALGTDGMLYSYSSAEKSVLRFDLDSFAVKGEDPVVSGPTDAGLQLSVVGSRWVLVNKTGDTLWLAGKPSQSVDLVAGYQLQKPSDAAASVRIADETGLTEVTFSDGKSTRLVGSAGVQLGVPAMPTSFGSDQFAAWIPSSGDAGTLWSAANGTTQLDFAGATLRTDPAPVFQDNGQLMILNDTQSGWVWTVPDGALVPSSQDWGIGLEQQQKKDDTVEEIAQVVDPQAPVAESDQFGVRAGALVTLPTLLNDHDANDDVLTIVPESLSGLPAEFGTLSVTDNAQSLAVQVADGASGTATFSYAVTDGTRQDGLNSTPATVTLTVHGDAENSAPVWCGVEGCLQDWPSPEVAPGGTVSVPVLPGWVDPDGDPLFVSSVVNQTGVGSVTSTPTGTLVFRHPDPSLQEALTVTILVTVSDVFGATSEKVLPISVTPTPQLTATPFAVQSAVGEQLTIDPAEHLSGASGAYRIGSATTPSAADATVGVSSGSSTIDFTATVPGNYRVDYTVSDAVSEVVSFVRIQVLADEATALSSAPVTVFVRPRADTSVDVFTAISNPANRVLLLSEALPEPAPGASLDVDVVGQSQLRVRGNTADEQPGKLGVVGYTVSDGTGNPLYTVSGIATIYLLAAPVAQAPIAVADTVVVRAGSQIDIPILDNDVAPDGNVLVLNPQSVQNESGEGLAFASGSTLRYLAPQTAGQYELRYTISVAGSPDLVDSTTVAVTVLPAGENRAPRPHTLTARVLSGESVRVPFDAFGVDPDGDAVALDRVLTQPASGTATLSATGDAILYSSVKGFKGAVDFAYRVRDSSGETGTALVRIGVLDRQSDPSPITFSDYVEVQAGADNQVIVHPAANDIDPAGGMLTLTGVRPDAAPSSAEFDAVATHIGRVTTKQVTLLAGEEPGTTTFVYEVTNEQGDIALGLIVMRVVRASVADFPIVQDTRLTLEERSTFPSGIDVVTGKVSWASGDVSGLKLALWKDAKGATASGWKISGPVPDAGLLVPFSLTGKNFQGDDVTTYGFVRIPAKNEIILALKQGNVTQKVKEDASVTFDMADLVSIPAREALELGNTDLRASGQRAEATCRIESGTTVTYTAGKGAPWTDSCTVPVRVAGQEDFTQLPVPIIIEPLEPEPELRAASLTQSPGAPPLRYDLGQMVTWPGKPNLSTLRYAIDYSGDQFTVTVDGSTLTVKAIDTATPGRDNTVTVKLTSHPNAVPAALSLKVGPAPSELPKGGTVARECSQAAGSSCVIDVIGAAGEVNLFPGTPLTVTSVSAASTCAGVSFSVAGSSQVKATWSVDAAGGKCQTSFVVSDAQGRASAGDRNGSVTLDLQGFPGTPSSVTQTAFDDGSLTLAVSPGAAASAYPALQGFTLLREGREVGSCDASGRCEPLTGQKNGAQNTFEARARNAVGTSLGAVNVVAWSYGVPGMGQASWKEAFDSRTTATTGAVDLSIPNTDPATRAYLVNGTEVAVSAAGSGTTVSNLTLPVGTQTLTIIPVSSFARPAGTGPTDKTETISVNASGSPSITPGSGSLTVTTTSITVPAPAPNANSTTRPTSMRFVAFRDGGAPTCSVDASGGNVMISGGKQSDTSTISDLVKNENYTVKVCYSNGFGLAEAVLGSDVPWAAPDAPVNYTYSITDGTTNGSFTLVQPFSGPAAPSRFTTKFVTSNEGWGEAPVITVQYCLILRPARCGPESSVVAADPGRPYQVEVTSVALTSCVPGESLGFTVDGRGTGAAVTTVASAEYLVPAPTVPDPNAQAWVAATAPFDQVPPNATKVRQVSWTVALGGTMTYSGSTPSEIECHQ; this is encoded by the coding sequence GTGGCACAGTCGGCTCGCAAGCCTTGGGCACGCGCCCCGCAGGGCCAACCGGCATCCGCACGGCGATCCACGTGGCTGAAGGTCGCAGCAGTCACCGCAGCTGTCGCACTCTTCGCGGGGGCTGCTGTTGTCGCATCCGGTTTCGATGTGAAGCAGACCCCTCTGAACAGCAGCTCGATTTGGGCGCTGCAGAGTGGATCGGGCAACCGGTATGCGCGGGTGAACACAGAACTGCGCGAGCTGGACACGATCAAGACCGTGCGCAGCCCGAGCACACTCGTTCAAACCGACACAGCCACGCTGCTTCTTGCCCAGAACAATGAAAAAGTCGTTGACGTCGACCCGGCCCGGCCGATCGACCTGGCCGATGACGCCGCCGGCTTCGGCAATACACCGGCCGGCACCATTGGAGTCGTCACGTCGGCCACTCACATCGGCTATCTCACCAGCACCGGGTCGGTGTTCGTCGCCCCACTGGTCGAGGGCGCTGCGGCGACCCCGGTGCAGGTCGACCCGTTTGCCGACGACGACGTTGAGAAAGGTTCGGAGCCCCGGCGCTATGCCTCAGACGTGATCGCCCTCGGCACCGACGGAATGCTGTACAGCTACTCGAGCGCAGAGAAAAGCGTGCTGCGTTTTGATCTTGACTCGTTCGCTGTGAAGGGTGAAGACCCGGTTGTTTCCGGGCCGACGGATGCCGGGCTGCAGCTTTCCGTCGTCGGGTCGAGGTGGGTGTTGGTCAATAAGACCGGCGACACCCTGTGGCTCGCCGGAAAGCCCTCGCAGTCGGTCGATCTGGTCGCCGGCTATCAGCTGCAGAAGCCCTCCGACGCGGCAGCATCCGTGCGTATCGCCGACGAAACCGGTCTCACTGAAGTGACTTTCTCGGACGGGAAGTCGACACGGCTGGTGGGAAGTGCGGGGGTGCAGCTCGGGGTTCCCGCCATGCCGACGTCCTTTGGCTCCGACCAATTCGCTGCGTGGATACCCTCTAGCGGAGACGCCGGCACGCTCTGGAGCGCGGCGAATGGCACGACGCAACTCGACTTCGCCGGGGCCACACTCCGCACAGACCCTGCCCCTGTCTTCCAAGACAACGGTCAGCTGATGATTCTCAATGACACGCAGAGTGGCTGGGTCTGGACGGTTCCCGACGGCGCGCTCGTACCAAGCTCGCAGGACTGGGGCATTGGTCTCGAGCAGCAGCAAAAGAAGGACGACACGGTCGAAGAGATCGCCCAGGTCGTCGACCCGCAGGCTCCGGTCGCCGAGTCTGATCAGTTTGGGGTGCGGGCGGGCGCCCTGGTCACGTTGCCGACTCTTCTGAACGACCACGATGCGAATGACGACGTGCTGACGATCGTGCCGGAGTCTCTCTCGGGGCTTCCCGCTGAGTTCGGCACGCTGAGCGTGACCGACAACGCGCAGTCCCTGGCCGTGCAGGTCGCGGACGGCGCCAGCGGAACTGCGACGTTCAGCTATGCGGTCACCGACGGTACCCGTCAGGACGGGCTGAACTCGACCCCGGCCACGGTGACGCTCACGGTGCATGGTGACGCCGAGAACTCCGCTCCGGTCTGGTGTGGCGTCGAGGGCTGTCTTCAGGATTGGCCGTCCCCGGAGGTCGCACCGGGTGGCACCGTCAGCGTTCCCGTGCTTCCCGGCTGGGTCGACCCCGACGGTGACCCGCTGTTCGTGTCGTCGGTCGTCAATCAGACCGGCGTGGGTTCGGTGACGTCCACGCCGACCGGGACCCTGGTCTTCCGGCACCCGGATCCGTCCCTGCAGGAAGCCCTGACCGTCACGATTCTGGTGACCGTGTCCGACGTCTTCGGCGCGACGAGCGAGAAAGTACTGCCGATTTCGGTGACGCCGACTCCGCAGCTGACCGCCACGCCGTTCGCCGTGCAATCCGCGGTCGGCGAGCAGCTCACCATCGACCCGGCCGAACACCTGTCTGGCGCATCCGGGGCCTACCGCATTGGCTCGGCTACCACCCCGTCGGCGGCAGACGCGACCGTCGGCGTCAGCAGCGGAAGCTCAACCATCGACTTCACCGCGACGGTTCCCGGGAACTACCGCGTTGACTACACCGTTTCGGATGCCGTCAGCGAGGTCGTCTCGTTCGTGCGCATTCAGGTGCTCGCCGACGAGGCTACGGCCCTGAGCTCGGCCCCGGTCACCGTGTTTGTGCGACCGCGCGCCGACACGAGCGTCGATGTGTTCACTGCGATCTCGAACCCGGCAAACCGAGTGCTCCTGCTCAGCGAAGCCTTGCCCGAGCCGGCCCCGGGTGCCTCGCTCGACGTCGACGTCGTGGGACAGAGTCAACTGCGGGTGCGCGGAAACACGGCAGACGAGCAGCCGGGCAAGCTTGGTGTCGTCGGGTACACGGTGTCGGATGGAACCGGAAATCCGCTGTACACCGTGAGCGGGATCGCCACCATCTATCTGCTTGCTGCCCCTGTTGCCCAAGCGCCGATCGCGGTGGCCGACACCGTCGTGGTGCGCGCGGGCAGCCAGATCGACATTCCGATCCTCGATAACGATGTGGCGCCCGACGGTAACGTTCTGGTGCTCAACCCTCAATCTGTGCAGAACGAATCGGGCGAGGGCCTGGCCTTTGCCTCGGGGTCGACGCTGAGATATTTGGCTCCGCAGACGGCCGGGCAGTATGAGCTGCGTTACACCATCTCCGTTGCCGGGTCGCCCGATCTTGTCGACTCCACGACAGTTGCGGTCACGGTGCTGCCGGCCGGCGAAAACCGGGCGCCACGCCCGCACACGCTGACCGCCCGGGTACTGTCGGGTGAGTCGGTGCGCGTGCCCTTCGATGCTTTCGGTGTCGATCCCGACGGCGACGCTGTTGCTCTCGATCGGGTGCTTACGCAGCCAGCCAGTGGCACCGCGACACTGTCGGCCACGGGCGACGCGATCCTGTACAGCAGTGTGAAGGGCTTCAAGGGCGCGGTTGACTTCGCGTATCGTGTGCGCGATTCAAGTGGTGAGACAGGAACCGCGCTGGTGCGCATCGGTGTCCTTGATCGTCAGTCAGATCCGAGCCCGATCACCTTTAGCGACTACGTCGAGGTGCAGGCGGGGGCAGACAACCAGGTCATCGTGCATCCGGCCGCCAACGACATCGACCCTGCCGGGGGAATGCTGACGCTCACGGGTGTGCGTCCGGATGCCGCGCCCTCCAGCGCAGAGTTTGACGCCGTGGCCACACACATCGGCCGCGTCACCACGAAGCAGGTGACTCTGCTCGCCGGCGAGGAACCCGGCACCACGACCTTTGTCTACGAGGTCACGAACGAACAGGGTGACATCGCCCTGGGGCTGATCGTCATGCGAGTTGTTCGCGCGTCGGTCGCCGACTTCCCGATCGTGCAAGACACGCGACTCACGCTCGAAGAGCGCAGTACCTTCCCGAGCGGAATCGACGTCGTGACGGGCAAGGTTTCGTGGGCGTCCGGAGACGTCAGCGGGTTGAAGCTTGCGCTGTGGAAAGACGCGAAGGGTGCAACGGCCTCGGGCTGGAAGATCAGCGGTCCAGTTCCTGACGCCGGGCTCCTGGTGCCGTTTTCGCTCACCGGGAAAAACTTTCAAGGTGACGACGTGACGACTTATGGGTTTGTGCGTATTCCTGCCAAGAACGAGATCATCCTGGCCTTGAAGCAGGGCAACGTAACCCAAAAGGTGAAGGAAGACGCCTCGGTCACGTTCGATATGGCCGATCTGGTCTCGATTCCTGCCCGCGAGGCTCTGGAGCTCGGCAACACTGATCTGCGCGCATCCGGTCAACGAGCTGAGGCAACGTGCCGGATCGAAAGCGGAACCACCGTCACGTACACCGCGGGCAAGGGCGCCCCATGGACGGACTCGTGCACGGTTCCCGTGCGCGTGGCCGGCCAAGAGGACTTCACACAACTTCCGGTTCCGATTATCATCGAGCCGCTCGAGCCGGAGCCGGAACTGCGGGCGGCCTCCCTCACACAGAGCCCTGGCGCTCCGCCCCTGCGCTACGATCTCGGCCAGATGGTGACCTGGCCCGGCAAGCCGAACCTGTCGACGCTGCGCTACGCCATCGACTACAGCGGCGATCAATTCACGGTGACAGTGGACGGCTCAACCCTCACGGTGAAAGCGATCGACACGGCGACGCCGGGTCGCGACAACACCGTAACGGTGAAATTGACCAGCCATCCGAATGCCGTGCCCGCCGCGCTCTCACTCAAGGTCGGTCCCGCGCCGAGTGAGCTGCCCAAGGGGGGAACGGTCGCGCGTGAGTGTTCCCAGGCGGCCGGATCAAGCTGCGTGATCGACGTCATTGGTGCCGCCGGTGAAGTGAACCTCTTCCCCGGCACACCGCTCACCGTCACCTCGGTGTCGGCGGCGAGCACCTGTGCCGGCGTCAGCTTCAGCGTGGCGGGCTCGTCCCAGGTCAAGGCCACCTGGTCAGTCGACGCCGCCGGCGGTAAATGCCAGACAAGTTTCGTCGTCAGCGACGCTCAGGGACGTGCGAGCGCCGGCGACCGCAATGGGTCGGTCACCCTTGACCTTCAGGGCTTCCCCGGCACACCGAGTTCTGTCACCCAGACCGCATTTGACGATGGATCACTCACGCTCGCGGTCAGTCCCGGCGCCGCAGCGAGTGCCTACCCGGCCCTGCAGGGTTTCACCCTCCTGCGTGAGGGGCGTGAAGTGGGCTCATGCGATGCGTCGGGCCGCTGTGAGCCCCTCACCGGACAGAAGAACGGTGCCCAGAACACGTTCGAAGCGCGGGCCCGTAACGCGGTGGGTACCTCGCTCGGAGCGGTGAACGTCGTCGCCTGGTCTTATGGAGTTCCCGGAATGGGGCAGGCCAGCTGGAAAGAGGCTTTCGATTCGCGCACGACCGCGACGACCGGTGCCGTCGACCTGTCGATTCCGAACACCGACCCCGCGACCCGCGCCTACCTGGTGAACGGCACCGAGGTGGCGGTGTCGGCTGCGGGGAGTGGCACCACCGTGTCGAATCTGACGCTCCCAGTTGGTACGCAGACGCTCACGATCATTCCGGTCAGTTCCTTTGCCCGTCCGGCCGGAACCGGACCGACTGACAAGACCGAGACGATTTCCGTGAATGCCTCCGGCTCGCCCTCGATCACCCCGGGATCCGGATCGCTGACGGTCACGACAACGTCAATTACGGTTCCCGCACCGGCGCCGAATGCGAACTCGACCACACGACCGACGTCGATGAGGTTCGTCGCCTTCCGTGACGGGGGAGCGCCCACCTGCTCAGTCGACGCGTCAGGCGGAAACGTCATGATTTCGGGGGGGAAGCAATCGGACACCTCCACGATCAGCGACCTGGTCAAAAACGAGAATTACACCGTCAAGGTGTGTTACTCAAACGGATTTGGGCTGGCCGAAGCCGTGTTGGGGAGCGACGTGCCCTGGGCTGCACCCGACGCGCCGGTCAACTACACCTATTCCATCACGGACGGCACGACGAACGGCAGCTTCACCCTTGTGCAGCCCTTCTCAGGGCCGGCTGCGCCCAGCCGGTTCACCACAAAGTTCGTGACGAGTAATGAGGGTTGGGGCGAAGCGCCTGTCATCACTGTTCAGTACTGCTTGATCTTGAGGCCCGCACGCTGCGGACCGGAGTCCAGCGTTGTCGCGGCAGACCCGGGCCGGCCCTATCAGGTGGAGGTCACCTCGGTGGCGCTGACGAGCTGTGTTCCGGGCGAATCGCTCGGATTCACCGTGGATGGTCGGGGCACGGGAGCGGCCGTGACCACTGTGGCTTCGGCTGAGTACCTGGTCCCCGCGCCGACTGTCCCCGACCCGAATGCCCAAGCCTGGGTGGCGGCGACAGCGCCATTCGATCAGGTTCCACCGAACGCGACAAAGGTGCGCCAGGTCAGTTGGACGGTCGCCCTGGGCGGAACAATGACGTATTCGGGTTCGACTCCGAGTGAGATCGAGTGCCACCAGTGA